The following proteins come from a genomic window of Spirochaetota bacterium:
- a CDS encoding tetratricopeptide repeat protein has product MEMGFIASFIIIIIFLSVFAYFFVFKSKVLVMDSIKTMIDNNRLDEAIEKLLKILSKEKNNGRAHYYLGIAFDKKGDINAAIAEYNMALRNAGFVSESEQLYIHTRLADLYFQLQKFDEALGEYLFLSKKFPNDPYFLTQVGEIFFEKKSFGNAASYYKKALQLDDKNPIAHYNIGRIYYISKLYRDAERHFLRCIDLQNNFYDAAYYLGLIYQQFGKTKLAIDYFSKGVYSTKFKGQSLYQIASILHATKDYNNAIKFYLKAITNIKENELLLEAKYDLSLAYEAIKDIDNALKLWNELYLVNKSYKDVEKKLNIYSELSVDDKYKEYIIAKSEDFKNIATKILATMNFKVLEIMDFGKIVYVVGIPQNTQALITTKKENNFFVFIRDSQTEILLDDVQSMRDKMIKNNCSKMHIIYPGNFTPDIIDFANSRQINLINKQTLLALLKGTYI; this is encoded by the coding sequence ATGGAAATGGGTTTTATAGCATCATTTATAATAATTATTATTTTTCTTTCTGTATTTGCATATTTTTTTGTATTCAAATCAAAAGTTCTTGTAATGGACTCTATAAAGACAATGATAGACAATAATAGACTAGATGAAGCAATAGAAAAACTACTTAAGATACTTTCAAAAGAAAAAAACAATGGGAGAGCCCACTATTATCTTGGAATTGCTTTTGATAAAAAAGGTGACATAAATGCTGCTATAGCTGAATACAATATGGCATTAAGAAACGCTGGCTTTGTTTCTGAATCAGAACAACTATATATACATACAAGACTTGCTGATCTTTATTTTCAATTACAAAAGTTTGATGAAGCACTTGGGGAATATCTATTTCTTTCAAAGAAATTTCCAAATGATCCCTATTTTTTAACCCAAGTTGGAGAAATATTTTTTGAAAAAAAAAGCTTTGGAAATGCAGCAAGTTATTATAAAAAAGCTTTGCAACTTGATGATAAAAATCCAATAGCTCATTACAATATTGGAAGAATATATTATATCTCAAAGCTTTATAGAGATGCTGAAAGGCACTTTTTAAGGTGTATTGATTTACAAAATAACTTTTACGATGCTGCTTATTATCTAGGTCTTATTTATCAACAATTTGGCAAAACAAAACTTGCTATTGACTACTTTTCTAAGGGGGTTTATTCAACAAAGTTTAAAGGCCAATCATTATATCAAATAGCATCAATTCTTCATGCAACAAAAGACTATAATAATGCAATAAAATTTTATTTAAAAGCTATCACAAATATAAAAGAAAATGAATTGCTTTTAGAAGCAAAATATGATCTTTCTTTAGCTTATGAAGCAATTAAAGACATAGATAATGCTTTAAAGCTATGGAATGAACTTTATCTTGTTAATAAAAGTTATAAAGATGTTGAAAAAAAGTTAAATATTTATTCAGAACTATCAGTTGATGATAAATATAAAGAATACATAATAGCTAAATCAGAAGATTTTAAAAACATTGCAACAAAAATATTAGCTACTATGAATTTCAAAGTTCTTGAAATTATGGATTTTGGAAAAATCGTATATGTTGTTGGTATTCCTCAAAATACACAAGCTTTAATAACAACAAAAAAAGAAAATAATTTTTTTGTATTTATAAGAGATTCTCAAACTGAGATACTTCTTGATGATGTTCAATCAATGAGAGACAAAATGATCAAAAATAACTGCTCAAAAATGCACATAATCTATCCTGGTAACTTTACTCCAGATATTATTGATTTTGCTAATTCAAGACAAATAAATCTTATTAATAAACAAACTTTATTAGCTTTATTAAAAGGAACATATATTTAA
- a CDS encoding FAD-binding oxidoreductase — protein MKNIYDIIIIGAGSIGTPLSFYLSKEKFKVLVIEKEVSPGRGQNRAAIGGVRATHSEFAKIKIGLKSIEEFSNFHQKYGIDIDWFSGGYLYPIYTENDRKNVLELLMKQKEAGLNINWIEKDSVKELVPNIDEINLLGGIYSPEDGNCSPLKSNFAYFKLAKENGVEFLFNKKVDNIIYKKNKNNDIEIVGVKISNETFHCNTVINCSGIDINDPHKNLIEEKILDPIPILADCHEAGITEPVKKWFNPLIVDIRPYKESKNFYFYQNNEGQIIFCLTPEPPIYCTSNLPTESFMLLSAQRFNNILPSISNLRIRRTWRGYYPNSPDGSPIIDEPLKNYIIIGGLCGQGFMFGPGISILIVKKLTDKLSEDDKKVLYDLRLSRSFNKKEFFK, from the coding sequence ATGAAAAATATTTACGATATTATTATTATTGGTGCTGGTTCAATCGGAACTCCCCTTTCTTTTTATCTTTCAAAAGAAAAATTTAAAGTATTAGTAATAGAAAAGGAAGTTTCACCAGGAAGGGGACAAAACAGAGCAGCAATAGGTGGTGTTCGTGCTACCCATTCAGAATTTGCAAAGATAAAAATAGGACTTAAATCAATAGAAGAGTTTTCAAATTTTCACCAAAAATATGGCATAGATATAGATTGGTTTTCAGGGGGTTACCTTTATCCTATTTATACTGAAAATGATAGAAAAAATGTTTTAGAACTATTAATGAAACAAAAAGAAGCAGGGCTTAATATCAATTGGATAGAAAAAGATTCTGTTAAAGAACTTGTACCTAATATTGATGAAATAAATTTGCTTGGTGGTATTTACTCTCCTGAAGATGGAAACTGTTCTCCATTAAAATCTAATTTTGCCTATTTTAAGCTTGCAAAAGAAAATGGTGTAGAATTTTTGTTTAATAAAAAAGTTGATAATATCATTTATAAAAAAAATAAAAATAATGATATTGAAATTGTTGGAGTCAAAATTAGTAATGAAACTTTTCATTGTAACACAGTTATAAATTGTTCAGGGATAGACATAAATGATCCTCATAAAAATTTAATTGAAGAAAAAATATTAGATCCAATACCAATATTAGCAGATTGCCATGAAGCAGGTATTACTGAACCTGTAAAAAAGTGGTTTAATCCACTGATTGTTGATATAAGACCATATAAAGAATCAAAGAATTTTTATTTTTATCAAAATAATGAAGGACAAATTATTTTCTGTTTAACTCCTGAACCTCCAATATATTGCACATCTAACCTTCCAACAGAATCTTTTATGCTTCTATCAGCCCAAAGGTTTAATAATATTTTACCTTCAATTTCAAATTTAAGAATTAGAAGAACATGGAGAGGCTACTACCCAAACTCACCTGATGGTTCACCAATTATAGATGAACCTTTGAAAAACTATATAATAATAGGTGGACTTTGTGGACAGGGGTTTATGTTTGGACCTGGAATTTCAATTCTTATTGTTAAAAAATTAACCGATAAACTAAGTGAAGATGATAAAAAAGTTTTATATGATTTAAGATTATCAAGAAGTTTTAATAAAAAAGAGTTTTTTAAGTAA
- a CDS encoding FAD-dependent oxidoreductase codes for MQKESVPPYFNINNNKDSENQNSNYKLNNIIYNHPILPPYKNKKVISFFYNNNKLFALEGMMITSALASYGIYNIGKNHHDNSPQGLFCANGMCSQCRILVNGEIVKGCMTPIKDGDKIYSIEEIPELYFSKDPYFPQIYEIDSDVLIIGGGPAGLSVAKVLTEFPDIKVILVDDKEKLGGKLLLQTHKFFGSQEDCYAGKRGIEIAEILQKEIEGSKNIKIMTNTYFVSVFEDKTVGLFNGENYFLLKTKSVFLTSGAREKFLSFKGNHLPGIFGAGAFQTLLNRDLVKCSKNIFIVGTGNVGLIAAYHALQAGIKVSGICDGLNRVSGYKVHLDKIKRYGIPVFLQHVPILAEGKEKVENIIISECDNNFKPTYRNIKKFDVDTVLIAVGLKENNEYENLFKDSGIKVYKAGDANEIAEASSAMFSGKLAAYKFLIDNGINITIDENLHKKENILKSPGGKNFSPIFYEGNELIFPNIFCFQQIPCNPCTTVCPVNAIQIQGDPIYDIPIYRKNCTGCLRCVLICPGLAITLVNKKKKNGNKVIVSFPFEFTPEFLDNSIEYEVEANNNIKIKSQDILNKIKLPITDYEGNILEEGQIESMKYFKNDKRWIINLWVSEENSNKAASFRLKLQDDIQIKEIENNDKIISKIFSENKNSGNICICERVKENEVRALIELGISDINFIKAATRLSMGACGGKSCSTTILSIFREYNINRNDIIHNTPRPFSVEIPLKYFAGEVVKKNIFDKK; via the coding sequence ATGCAAAAGGAATCTGTCCCTCCATATTTCAATATAAACAACAATAAAGATAGTGAAAACCAAAATTCAAATTATAAATTAAATAATATAATTTATAATCACCCTATTTTACCACCATATAAAAATAAAAAGGTAATATCATTCTTCTACAACAATAATAAGCTTTTTGCTCTTGAAGGAATGATGATAACTTCAGCTTTAGCATCATATGGGATTTATAATATTGGGAAAAACCACCATGATAACTCCCCACAAGGACTTTTTTGTGCAAATGGAATGTGTTCACAATGCAGGATTTTAGTTAATGGAGAAATAGTCAAAGGATGTATGACTCCCATTAAAGATGGGGACAAAATTTATTCTATAGAGGAAATCCCTGAACTTTACTTTTCTAAAGATCCTTATTTCCCTCAAATTTATGAAATAGATTCTGATGTTTTAATAATAGGGGGGGGTCCAGCAGGTCTTTCTGTTGCAAAAGTATTAACCGAATTCCCAGATATAAAAGTCATTCTTGTTGATGATAAAGAAAAATTGGGGGGAAAACTTTTACTCCAAACTCATAAATTCTTCGGTTCACAAGAAGATTGTTATGCTGGTAAAAGAGGAATAGAAATTGCAGAGATTTTACAAAAAGAGATAGAAGGATCAAAAAATATCAAAATAATGACAAATACTTATTTTGTTTCTGTTTTTGAAGATAAAACAGTTGGATTATTTAATGGAGAAAATTATTTTCTATTAAAAACTAAATCTGTTTTTTTAACATCTGGTGCAAGAGAAAAGTTTCTTTCATTTAAGGGAAACCATCTCCCTGGAATTTTTGGAGCTGGAGCTTTTCAGACACTTCTAAATAGAGATCTTGTAAAATGCTCAAAAAACATATTTATAGTAGGAACTGGAAATGTTGGATTAATTGCAGCTTACCATGCCCTACAAGCAGGAATTAAAGTTTCTGGAATATGTGATGGGCTAAATAGAGTATCAGGATACAAAGTACACCTTGATAAAATTAAAAGATATGGGATCCCAGTATTTTTACAACATGTCCCAATTTTAGCAGAAGGAAAAGAAAAAGTTGAGAACATCATTATTAGTGAATGTGATAATAATTTTAAACCAACTTATAGAAATATAAAAAAGTTTGATGTTGATACTGTTTTAATAGCAGTTGGTTTAAAGGAAAACAATGAATATGAAAATTTATTTAAGGATTCTGGAATTAAAGTTTATAAAGCTGGTGATGCAAATGAAATTGCAGAAGCTTCATCTGCTATGTTTTCTGGCAAGCTTGCAGCTTATAAATTTCTAATTGATAATGGAATAAACATAACCATTGATGAAAATCTTCATAAAAAAGAAAATATTTTGAAATCACCAGGTGGAAAAAATTTTAGTCCAATATTTTATGAAGGAAATGAGTTAATATTTCCAAATATTTTCTGCTTTCAACAGATCCCATGTAACCCATGTACAACAGTTTGCCCTGTTAATGCCATACAAATCCAAGGAGACCCAATATATGATATTCCTATATATAGAAAAAATTGTACTGGTTGTTTAAGGTGTGTTTTAATATGTCCGGGTCTTGCAATAACTCTTGTAAACAAAAAGAAAAAAAATGGTAATAAGGTTATTGTTTCTTTTCCATTTGAATTCACTCCAGAATTTTTAGATAATTCTATCGAATATGAAGTTGAAGCAAATAATAATATAAAAATTAAATCTCAAGATATATTAAATAAAATAAAATTACCAATCACTGATTATGAAGGGAACATTTTAGAGGAAGGTCAAATTGAATCAATGAAATACTTTAAAAATGATAAGAGATGGATAATTAATTTATGGGTATCAGAAGAAAATTCAAATAAAGCTGCCTCTTTTAGGCTCAAACTACAAGATGATATTCAAATTAAAGAGATAGAAAATAATGATAAAATTATATCAAAAATATTTAGTGAAAACAAAAATTCAGGGAATATTTGTATTTGTGAAAGAGTAAAAGAAAATGAGGTTAGAGCTCTTATTGAGTTAGGAATATCTGATATAAATTTTATAAAAGCTGCAACTAGGCTTTCAATGGGTGCATGTGGCGGTAAATCTTGCTCCACAACTATACTTTCAATTTTTAGAGAATACAATATAAATCGAAATGATATAATTCATAATACCCCAAGACCATTTTCAGTAGAAATTCCACTTAAATATTTTGCAGGGGAAGTAGTTAAAAAAAACATTTTTGATAAAAAATAA
- the gltX gene encoding glutamate--tRNA ligase → MRIKTRFAPSPTGYLHIGGARTALFSYLYAKHFGGDFFLRIEDTDRTRYVEDAVDDIIRSLRWLGLDFDGEIVYQSKRLELYQKAASKLLEEGKAYRCFCSQARLERIRNVRMQNKLPSGYDRKCRDLSQDEINENMKNGVPYVIRLKVPLEGKTVCNDMIRGEIEFENSVLEDIVLLKSDGFPTYHLAHVVDDHDMEITHITRGEEWISSFPLHVILFNYMGYELPQYAHLPVILSADGGKLSKRHGATSVKEFIEAGYIPEAMINFLALLGWSYDDKQEVFSKDELIKYFDLSKVSKSSAVFSYEKLNWYNGYYLRNKSDQEYFKISLPFFIKAGYVKSIDRNIKIDLSEKNNFENMITKEEKDYIMKIIPNIKERIEILSQIESYCDFFYKDPTTYNIEDFIDKKRDINQNIIILEHVLEALSFLDEKSYNLTGLENCLRELAEKYNIRTKDLFMPIRIALTGRKYSPGLFETIEILGKETTLRRINNSINYLKSKL, encoded by the coding sequence ATGAGAATTAAAACAAGATTTGCACCATCTCCAACTGGCTATCTTCATATAGGAGGGGCAAGAACTGCTCTATTTTCATATTTATATGCAAAACATTTTGGTGGGGATTTTTTTTTAAGAATAGAAGATACAGATAGAACAAGATATGTTGAAGATGCAGTTGATGATATTATAAGATCATTAAGGTGGCTTGGGTTAGATTTCGATGGGGAAATAGTTTATCAATCTAAAAGGCTTGAATTATACCAAAAAGCGGCTTCTAAATTATTAGAGGAAGGGAAAGCTTATAGATGTTTCTGTTCACAAGCAAGGCTTGAAAGAATTAGAAATGTTAGGATGCAAAATAAACTTCCTTCTGGATACGATAGAAAGTGTAGAGATCTTTCTCAAGATGAAATAAATGAAAATATGAAAAATGGTGTTCCTTATGTAATAAGGTTAAAGGTACCTCTTGAAGGTAAAACAGTATGTAACGATATGATTAGAGGAGAAATTGAATTTGAAAATTCTGTTTTGGAAGATATAGTTCTGCTTAAAAGTGATGGTTTTCCAACTTATCATTTAGCTCATGTTGTAGATGATCATGATATGGAGATAACTCATATAACAAGAGGGGAAGAATGGATTTCTTCTTTCCCTTTGCATGTAATTTTATTTAATTATATGGGTTATGAATTACCCCAATATGCTCATTTACCAGTTATTTTATCAGCAGATGGTGGAAAACTTTCAAAAAGACATGGAGCAACATCAGTAAAAGAGTTTATTGAAGCTGGTTATATTCCTGAAGCTATGATAAATTTTTTAGCTTTACTTGGATGGTCATATGACGACAAACAAGAAGTTTTTTCAAAGGATGAACTTATAAAATATTTTGATCTTTCTAAAGTTTCAAAGTCTTCTGCTGTTTTTTCTTATGAAAAGTTAAATTGGTATAATGGTTACTATTTAAGAAATAAAAGTGATCAAGAATATTTTAAAATTTCTTTGCCTTTCTTTATAAAAGCAGGATATGTTAAAAGTATTGATAGAAATATTAAAATAGATTTATCTGAAAAAAATAATTTTGAAAATATGATAACAAAAGAAGAAAAAGATTATATAATGAAGATAATTCCAAATATAAAAGAAAGAATAGAAATTCTTTCCCAAATAGAATCTTATTGTGACTTTTTTTACAAAGATCCAACTACATATAATATTGAGGATTTTATTGATAAAAAGAGAGATATAAATCAGAATATAATTATTTTGGAACATGTACTTGAGGCTTTAAGCTTTCTTGATGAAAAAAGTTATAATTTAACAGGACTTGAAAATTGTTTAAGAGAATTAGCAGAGAAATATAATATTAGGACAAAAGATCTTTTTATGCCAATAAGGATTGCTTTAACAGGGAGAAAATATTCCCCAGGTCTTTTCGAAACCATTGAAATTTTAGGTAAAGAGACAACATTAAGAAGAATTAATAATTCCATAAATTATTTAAAAAGTAAACTGTAA